The genomic DNA CGTAAATCTGGTAAAATTGCAGTAATTAAATTATTTAGATTACTTTTCTGAGACTGCAAGCTTGCGTAAAACTCATCACTATTAATACTTAATAAGACTTCACCTCTATAATAATTTGTACCCGCTTTAAAAGGCTTATTAGATGCTTTTAAAATCCCTTGAACTTCAGAAAATATTTCTATTTTATTTCTCGCAGTTAAGTTTCCGCTAGCAGACAAAATAATAGGAATCGATTTGTTCTCTACCGTATCTACAAAAACTGTTTTTATTTGTTTCTTATATTTTGGCTTGGGTTTTTGGTTTTTATCAATTAGATAATTCCCTAAAAGAATAGCACCTACAATAGTTAAAACTCCTAGAATAGCTAGAATAATTTTTCTCATAATAAATAAAGTTTACCTTTTTTAGAATAAAAAAAGGTTTTGGTAGTTTGTACAAAGATAGTTTTTAGACTAAAAGTATTTTATGAGGTTTAAAAGCAATATGTTAAAGAAATGTTATAATTATTAAATTTAAACTAAAAATTATAGAATCACTTTTTTTTAGCATCTTTAGATCTTCAAAAGAAAAATAACAATGTCTTCTAATTTTAGAATTTCTAGAGCCTTTAAAAATGCAAAAAGAATTAGTTTTAATACAGATTCCAAATTCGTGTTTTTTAGCGATTCTCATAGAGGAAACAACGGTTTTACAGAAGATTTTGCTCGCAACCGAGACATGCTCAAACATGCATTAGAGTATTATTATAAGAATGATTTTACTTATATTGAACTGGGTGATAGAGATGAACTTTGGAAAAATAGACGTTTTGAATCCATTTTTAGAGCCAAAAAACACATTTATATGTGGTTGAAGAAATTTCATGATAAAGACCGATTACACTTAATTTTGGGGAATCATGACATGAAGTATAAAAATGCAGCAACAATTCGTAAGAATCGGCACTATTATTACGACTCAATATCTGACACAAAAAAGAACTTTTAATTGGTACATCATTTTCTGAAGCAATTGTTTTAGATGATAACAGGAAAAGGCATTTTTTTACTACACGGACATCAAGCAGATTGGTTTAATTATGTGTTTTGGAGGCTGAGTAGTTTCTTGGTAAAAGTACTTTGGAACCCCTTACAAATTCTAAGTTTTTCGGACCCAACAAGTCCTGCCCAAAACTTTAAATAATGTATAAAAGTGGAGTGTAAATTGGAAAAATGGATTCAAGAAAACAACAATCAAATGATGATTACTGGTCATACACACAGACCTCATTTTCCTAATGAAAATAAAATTTGTCTTATAAAATGGCACATTATTACCAAAGAAAACGGAACTATGCAAATTAAGAGACCCCCTCTAGAAGGACCAGAAAGCTTAACCCATTATATGAATTAATTTGATTTGTTGTACCAACACAAATACCGCGTTATTTTTCTCTTCTATAGATGAGATTCCTTCCCAAATTTGGGAAGCTTTAGGTTGTACAAAAAACACCTACTTTCATCCTGATTTTCTAAAAGCTCTAGAAAATAATCACACTAAAATTACGTTTCATTATATTGTTTTAGTAGATAATAAAAATAAACCAACTGCTTTTGCAAGTATAAAAATTATTGATTTTTATTTAAAATCCATTAAAAACGACTTAAAGTTTTTAAGAAATATCGGCAGAAAACTACACGTATTTCCAAATAAAAAACCCTTGAAATTATTAATTTGTGGAAACACATTTGTAAGTGGAGAACACGGTGTTTTCATAAAGGAAAATCAAGATAAAAAAGCCATTGTAAAAGAACTCGCAGAAAGTATCAATCATTTTGTAAATTCTGATAAAAAACTAAAAAAACAAATTGATGCATTCTTAATTAAAGATTTTGCAAACGAATCGCTGTTTATTACAGATGAATTAAAAGAATTTAGTTATCATCCGTTTTCTGTAGAACCAAACATGATGCTTCAAATTGATGAAAATTGGCTAAATTTTGATGCTTATTTGGCTTCAATGAAAACGAAATTTAGAGTAAAAGCAAGAAAAGCTTTTAAACAAAGTATAAACCTTCAGGTAGAAGAAGTTACAACAGAAAACATCGAAGAGCAATTAGCAGAAATGACAACTTTATATGAAAAAGTTGCTTCGAATGCAGGTTTTAATTTAGGCAATTTCAATTTAGAAACCTATACCCAATTAAAAGAAAAATTAGGCGAAAACTATATTCTAAAAACGTATTGGTTAGAAAATAAAATTGTAGGTTTTCTTTCTGGTGTAATTAACAAAACATCTTTAGATGCACATTTTGTAGGTATTGATTATCGACTAAATAGAGAACATGCAATTTATCAACGAATGTTATATGACTACATAGAAATTGCTATCAATAAAAAATTAAAAATAGTAAACTTTGGAAGAACTGCTAGCGAGATTAAAAGTTCTGTTGGTGCAGTTCCGCAAGATTTAACCATGTATCTTCGTCACAAGAAAACGATTAAAAACAAAATTTTAAAGTTATTTTTGCAAAGAGTTCAACCAACTCCTTTTCAACAAAAATTTCCTTTTAAAAAATAGAAATAAATGCAAACTAGTAAAGAATTAATTGCCCTTTTAGATTTAAAAGATTTAGGAAATAATATATTTAGCGGAAATAGTTATACTATTGGAAG from Polaribacter sp. ALD11 includes the following:
- a CDS encoding peptidogalycan biosysnthesis protein encodes the protein MICCTNTNTALFFSSIDEIPSQIWEALGCTKNTYFHPDFLKALENNHTKITFHYIVLVDNKNKPTAFASIKIIDFYLKSIKNDLKFLRNIGRKLHVFPNKKPLKLLICGNTFVSGEHGVFIKENQDKKAIVKELAESINHFVNSDKKLKKQIDAFLIKDFANESLFITDELKEFSYHPFSVEPNMMLQIDENWLNFDAYLASMKTKFRVKARKAFKQSINLQVEEVTTENIEEQLAEMTTLYEKVASNAGFNLGNFNLETYTQLKEKLGENYILKTYWLENKIVGFLSGVINKTSLDAHFVGIDYRLNREHAIYQRMLYDYIEIAINKKLKIVNFGRTASEIKSSVGAVPQDLTMYLRHKKTIKNKILKLFLQRVQPTPFQQKFPFKK